Proteins encoded in a region of the Mycolicibacterium neoaurum genome:
- a CDS encoding acyl-CoA dehydrogenase family protein translates to MRIGYTAEQEELRRELRSYFTKLMTPERAEALAASDGEMGRGNVYRETVEQMGKDGWLTLSWPTEYGGQARPPMDGLIFNDEAAIANVPVPFLTINSVAPTIMHFGTEEQKKFFLPKIAAGQLHFSIGYSEPGAGTDLASLRTTAVHDGDDYVINGQKMWTSLIAYADYVWLAVRTNPEAKKHRGISMLIVPTTAEGFSWTPVHTVSGVDTSATYYQDVRVPKSALVGEENAGWKLVTNQLNHERVALVSAQPIFVALNGVREWAQNTKDVHGKRLIDSEWVQLNLARVHAKAEVLKLINWELASATDAAPSPADASAAKVYGTELATEAYRLLMEVLGTSATLRTGSPGALLRGRIERMHRSCLILTFGGGTNEIQRDIIGMVALGLPRVNR, encoded by the coding sequence ATGCGGATCGGTTACACCGCCGAGCAGGAGGAGTTGCGCCGCGAACTGCGGTCGTACTTCACCAAACTGATGACTCCCGAACGTGCCGAGGCGTTGGCGGCCAGCGATGGCGAGATGGGCCGCGGGAATGTCTACCGCGAAACTGTCGAGCAGATGGGCAAGGACGGGTGGCTGACCCTGTCCTGGCCGACCGAGTACGGCGGCCAGGCTCGCCCACCGATGGACGGGTTGATCTTCAACGACGAAGCCGCCATCGCGAATGTGCCGGTGCCCTTCCTGACCATCAACAGCGTGGCGCCGACGATCATGCATTTCGGGACCGAGGAACAGAAGAAGTTCTTCCTGCCGAAGATCGCGGCGGGCCAATTGCACTTCTCCATCGGATATTCCGAACCCGGCGCCGGCACCGACCTGGCGTCGCTGCGCACCACCGCGGTGCACGATGGCGACGATTACGTGATCAACGGCCAGAAGATGTGGACCTCGCTGATCGCCTATGCCGACTACGTCTGGCTGGCGGTGCGCACCAATCCCGAGGCCAAGAAGCACCGCGGCATCTCGATGCTGATCGTGCCGACCACCGCCGAGGGCTTCTCCTGGACGCCGGTGCACACCGTGTCCGGAGTCGATACCAGTGCGACCTATTACCAGGACGTCCGGGTTCCCAAGTCCGCCCTCGTCGGCGAGGAGAACGCCGGCTGGAAACTGGTCACCAACCAGCTCAACCACGAGCGTGTCGCGCTGGTCTCGGCGCAGCCGATCTTCGTGGCGCTCAACGGTGTCCGCGAGTGGGCGCAGAACACCAAGGATGTGCACGGCAAGCGATTGATCGACTCCGAATGGGTGCAGTTGAACCTGGCCCGTGTGCACGCCAAGGCCGAGGTCCTCAAATTGATCAACTGGGAACTGGCCTCGGCCACCGACGCAGCTCCCTCACCGGCCGACGCGTCGGCAGCCAAGGTGTACGGCACCGAACTGGCCACCGAGGCCTACCGCCTGTTGATGGAGGTGCTGGGCACCTCGGCCACGCTGCGTACCGGGTCACCGGGAGCCCTGCTGCGCGGCCGCATCGAGCGCATGCACCGCTCCTGCCTCATCCTCACGTTCGGCGGCGGCACCAACGAGATCCAGCGTGACATCATCGGCATGGTCGCGCTCGGCCTGCCCCGAGTGAACCGATAG
- a CDS encoding acyl-CoA dehydrogenase family protein, producing MDFTPSEASVDLGGLVRTITESVVTNDHQRVLDGLDERFDRDLWAKLIEADILSTAAPESLGGGGFGVLEQSAVLTALGRQLAAVPYLESVVLAAGALAKFGSAALQEQWATPAINGTTILTVALDGEMGQGPVQAQSTDGGYQLTGSRTQVAYGPVADAFLVPADTDNGLQVFLVTGADPGVTVATLGTTGHGTVGHLELSATPVDPDRLVGGAEVLDWLTVHHSLGRSAFQLGVLERALELTATYAREREQFDRPIGSFQAVSARLADGYIDVKALRSTLTQAAWRLSEDLPADIDVASAAFWAADAGHRVVHTAVHVHGGVGIDIDHPIHRYFLAAKQTEFSVGSATGQLLRIGRELADTPV from the coding sequence ATGGATTTCACCCCAAGCGAAGCATCGGTCGATCTGGGCGGGCTGGTCCGCACCATCACCGAATCGGTGGTCACCAACGATCACCAGCGCGTGCTCGACGGACTCGACGAACGATTCGACCGAGACCTGTGGGCCAAACTGATCGAAGCCGACATCCTGTCCACCGCCGCACCGGAATCACTGGGCGGCGGCGGGTTCGGCGTTCTGGAACAGTCGGCGGTGCTCACGGCACTGGGCAGGCAACTGGCCGCCGTGCCGTACCTGGAATCGGTGGTGCTGGCCGCAGGCGCACTGGCGAAGTTCGGATCCGCCGCCCTGCAAGAGCAGTGGGCCACCCCGGCGATCAACGGCACGACGATCCTCACGGTCGCACTCGACGGTGAGATGGGCCAGGGCCCGGTGCAGGCCCAGTCCACCGACGGCGGCTACCAGCTGACCGGATCGCGCACCCAGGTCGCCTATGGCCCGGTGGCCGACGCCTTCCTCGTGCCGGCCGACACCGACAACGGCTTGCAGGTCTTCCTGGTCACCGGCGCCGACCCCGGCGTCACGGTCGCCACGCTGGGCACCACCGGCCATGGCACCGTCGGCCATCTGGAACTGAGTGCCACCCCGGTCGACCCGGATCGACTGGTCGGCGGCGCAGAGGTCCTGGATTGGCTGACCGTGCACCATTCGCTGGGGCGCAGCGCCTTTCAGCTCGGCGTGCTGGAACGTGCCCTCGAACTCACCGCCACCTACGCCCGCGAACGCGAACAGTTCGACCGTCCGATCGGCAGCTTCCAGGCGGTCTCGGCCCGGCTGGCCGACGGGTACATCGACGTCAAGGCGTTGCGTTCCACGCTGACACAGGCCGCGTGGCGGCTGTCCGAGGACCTCCCGGCGGATATCGACGTCGCCAGCGCAGCGTTCTGGGCGGCCGACGCTGGGCATCGTGTGGTGCACACCGCGGTGCACGTGCACGGCGGTGTGGGCATCGATATCGATCACCCGATCCACCGGTACTTCCTGGCAGCCAAGCAGACCGAGTTCTCGGTCGGCAGCGCGACCGGACAGTTGCTCCGTATCGGCCGCGAACTGGCCGATACCCCCGTCTGA
- the fadD17 gene encoding long-chain-fatty-acid--CoA ligase FadD17, whose translation MDHPTGPTVGELLAPLVEVTDRGVHDETSFTPWRDHIAAGAALAAALRARLDVARPPHIGVLLGNTPFFSSVLVAAALSGIVPVGLNPTRRGAALAADAERADCQFVLADSGADVPPGVVAIDVESAEWATELAAHDGTPVTFAPLSGDDLFMLIFTSGTSGEPKAVRVTNDKVAFPGRMLAERFGLGPTDTCYLSMPLFHSNAVMAGWAVGVAAGASIALRRRFSASRFIPDARRFGATYANYVGKPLSYILATPEQDDDADNPLKFLYGNEGAPRDLPRFAQRFGVHVVDGFGSTEGGVAIARTPDTPDGSLGPLTDEVAIVDIETGAPCPPGVVGEIVNPTGSGWFRGYYNSPDAEAERMSGGIYHSGDLAYRDDAGYVYFAGRLGDWMRVDGENLGTAPIERILLRHLGITEVAVYPIPDPAVGDRVMAAIVLAEGADFDPEAFRAFLADQPDLGPKQWPSFVRVATELPRTETFKVLKRELSAQALDCPDPVYPCRRD comes from the coding sequence GTGGACCATCCGACCGGCCCGACCGTGGGCGAGCTACTCGCGCCGTTGGTCGAGGTCACCGACCGCGGCGTGCACGACGAGACGTCGTTCACGCCGTGGCGCGATCACATCGCCGCGGGCGCCGCCTTGGCCGCCGCCCTGCGCGCTCGCCTGGATGTCGCACGACCACCGCATATCGGGGTGCTGTTGGGCAACACTCCGTTCTTCTCCTCGGTTCTGGTCGCCGCGGCGTTGTCCGGCATCGTTCCGGTCGGGCTCAACCCGACGCGACGAGGCGCGGCGCTGGCGGCCGATGCCGAACGTGCGGACTGCCAGTTCGTGCTGGCCGACTCCGGCGCGGACGTGCCCCCGGGGGTCGTCGCCATCGACGTCGAATCCGCTGAATGGGCAACCGAACTGGCCGCACACGACGGTACGCCGGTGACATTCGCGCCGCTGTCCGGTGACGATCTGTTCATGCTGATCTTCACCTCCGGCACCAGCGGTGAGCCCAAGGCGGTGCGGGTGACCAACGACAAGGTCGCCTTTCCCGGGCGGATGCTCGCCGAACGGTTCGGGCTCGGACCCACCGACACCTGTTATCTGTCCATGCCGTTGTTCCACTCCAATGCCGTGATGGCCGGGTGGGCAGTGGGAGTCGCGGCCGGCGCATCCATCGCACTGCGCCGCAGATTCTCGGCCTCGCGCTTCATCCCCGATGCCCGCCGTTTCGGTGCCACCTACGCCAACTATGTCGGCAAACCGCTGTCCTACATCCTGGCCACCCCCGAGCAGGACGATGATGCCGACAACCCATTGAAGTTCCTGTACGGCAACGAGGGTGCGCCCCGCGACCTGCCACGCTTCGCCCAGCGGTTCGGCGTACACGTGGTCGACGGGTTCGGTTCCACCGAGGGCGGGGTGGCCATCGCACGCACCCCCGATACCCCGGACGGATCGCTCGGCCCGCTCACCGACGAGGTCGCCATCGTCGATATCGAGACCGGTGCGCCCTGCCCGCCCGGTGTCGTCGGCGAGATCGTGAACCCGACCGGGTCGGGGTGGTTCCGTGGCTACTACAACTCCCCCGATGCCGAGGCCGAGCGGATGTCCGGCGGCATCTATCACTCCGGCGATTTGGCCTACCGCGACGATGCCGGCTATGTGTACTTCGCCGGGCGGCTCGGTGACTGGATGCGGGTCGACGGCGAGAATCTCGGCACCGCCCCGATCGAACGAATCCTGCTCCGCCATCTCGGTATCACCGAGGTGGCGGTGTACCCGATCCCCGACCCGGCGGTCGGTGACCGGGTGATGGCGGCGATAGTGCTCGCCGAGGGCGCGGATTTCGACCCCGAGGCCTTTCGCGCGTTCCTGGCCGATCAACCGGATCTGGGGCCCAAGCAGTGGCCGTCCTTCGTGCGCGTGGCCACCGAACTGCCCCGCACCGAAACCTTCAAGGTGCTCAAACGGGAGTTGTCCGCCCAGGCGCTGGATTGCCCGGATCCCGTCTATCCCTGCCGCCGGGACTGA
- a CDS encoding LpqN/LpqT family lipoprotein: MRTSALTGVAALATALGVLLSGCGSTKAVDGTPVAAPSTSGRTSAPAPTHTDEGTPGSYETIASYISENGIQETPVKRGDPGSPTIDLPFPDGWQDAGPDTPEWAYGAIVYTGSEAAEYTPSIVALISKLSGNVDPAKIIELAPGELQNLPDYEALTDGTTSQLSGFDAYQLAGTWEQDGLRKFVAQKTVVIPGSDGLYVLQLNADGLADQADILSAATDVIDTETVITP; the protein is encoded by the coding sequence ATGAGGACGTCTGCGCTCACCGGCGTCGCGGCACTGGCCACCGCGCTCGGCGTGCTCCTGTCCGGCTGCGGCTCGACCAAGGCCGTCGACGGCACCCCCGTCGCGGCACCGTCGACATCGGGTCGCACCTCTGCGCCCGCACCGACGCACACCGACGAGGGCACTCCCGGCTCGTACGAGACGATCGCCAGCTATATCAGTGAGAACGGTATCCAGGAGACACCGGTCAAGCGTGGCGATCCCGGTTCGCCGACCATCGATCTGCCATTCCCCGACGGTTGGCAGGATGCCGGCCCCGATACCCCCGAATGGGCCTATGGCGCGATCGTCTACACCGGGTCCGAGGCGGCGGAGTACACCCCGAGCATCGTGGCATTGATATCCAAACTCAGTGGGAACGTCGACCCGGCGAAGATCATCGAGCTCGCCCCCGGCGAATTGCAGAACCTGCCGGACTACGAGGCCCTGACCGACGGCACGACCAGTCAGTTGAGCGGCTTCGATGCCTATCAGCTCGCAGGGACCTGGGAGCAGGACGGGCTGCGGAAGTTCGTCGCCCAGAAGACAGTCGTCATCCCAGGAAGCGACGGTCTCTACGTGCTCCAGCTCAATGCGGACGGTTTGGCCGATCAGGCCGATATCCTCAGTGCGGCAACCGATGTGATCGACACCGAAACCGTCATCACGCCCTGA